The Kiritimatiellia bacterium genomic sequence GGTCTCGCTCGCCTCTGGACGCGCCGTCTCCGCGGCCCTTCGCAGCCTCGGATACGAGGTGGCGGATGTGGACGTTCGGGACCGCACGCTGGAGCTGCCGGAGGGGATCGACGCGGTGTTTATCGCACTCCATGGCGAGTTTGGCGAAGATGGCGGCGTGCAATCGATTCTCGAGGCGCGCGGCATCCCCTACACCGGCTCCGGATCGGAGGCCAGTCGTCTGGCGTTCGACAAGATCCTCAGCAAACGGCTCTTCGAGCGGCACGCGATTTCGACGGCGCGGTACGAGGTCCTCAGACGCGGCGGTCGGCGGACCCTTAAGCTGCCCGTGGTTGTAAAGCCGCCGCGCCAAGGGTCGAGCATCGGGCTGAGTCGCGTGATGCAAGAGAGCGACTGGGAGTCGGCAATGGAGACGGCCCTCGCTCACGATACCGAGGTGTTAGTAGAAGCCTTTATTCCAGGCAGGGAATTGA encodes the following:
- a CDS encoding D-alanine--D-alanine ligase; this translates as MNRKFQRVAVLMGGPSSEREVSLASGRAVSAALRSLGYEVADVDVRDRTLELPEGIDAVFIALHGEFGEDGGVQSILEARGIPYTGSGSEASRLAFDKILSKRLFERHAISTARYEVLRRGGRRTLKLPVVVKPPRQGSSIGLSRVMQESDWESAMETALAHDTEVLVEAFIPGRELTVGIVDDQVLPVVEIRAPDGCYDYRAKYTKGLTEYLVPAPISPAETRRCQELAWRTFTAMGCRGMGRVDIRLTPEGEPYVLEMNTIPGFTETSLLPKAARAAGLEFAALCDKILNLARC